The Stenotrophomonas maltophilia genome segment CAGCGGCGCCTGCTGTGGCGGCTGCGGCACCTGCCCTGCAGGTCGGCGACAGCCTGCCCGCGCTGTCGCTGCCCGATCTTGAAGGCCGGCCGCTGGACCTGCGCCAGCACGCTGGCGGTCGCCCGCTGTTGATCAATGTCTGGGCCAGCTGGTGCGCGCCCTGCGTGGAAGAAATGCCGGAACTGGCGCGTTTCGCACATATCCAGGGCGAGCGCGGTGTGCAGGTGCTGGGACTGGCGCTGGATACGCCGGAGGACGTGCGCGGTTTCCTGCAGCGGGTACCGGTGGATTATCCGATCGTGATCGAGACCCCGGGGCCGCGCGATGCCAGCGTGCAGCTGGGCAATACCCAGGGCCTGCTGCCCTACAGCGTGCTGTTCGATGCGCAGGGGCGGCTGG includes the following:
- a CDS encoding TlpA family protein disulfide reductase — encoded protein: MKWQRPALLWTAVLAAGLGLWAGHRLAPAPVAPEAMPAAPAVAAAAPALQVGDSLPALSLPDLEGRPLDLRQHAGGRPLLINVWASWCAPCVEEMPELARFAHIQGERGVQVLGLALDTPEDVRGFLQRVPVDYPIVIETPGPRDASVQLGNTQGLLPYSVLFDAQGRLVKAKLGPFAHGEIDSWVK